A single region of the Nicotiana sylvestris chromosome 6, ASM39365v2, whole genome shotgun sequence genome encodes:
- the LOC138871589 gene encoding uncharacterized protein has protein sequence MDPLNYILQKPMPTGKLAKWQILLSEFDIVYATQKAVKRQAMTYHLAEKPVDGEYEPLKTYFPDEEVSFIGEDIAKSYDGWRMFFDGAENFKGVGIGSVLVSKTVQHYPMSAKLKFPCTNNMAEYEACILGLKMAIDMNIHELLVIRDADLLIH, from the coding sequence ATGGACCCCTTGAACTACATTTtacagaagcccatgcccactggcaagctagccaaatggcaaatcctgttaagtgagttcgacattgtttatgcaactcagaaagcggtcaagagACAAGCAATGACATACCACCTTGCTGAGAAAcctgtggatggagaatacgaacccctgaaaacgtattttcctgatgaagaggtatcattcataggagaagatattgcaaaatcctatgacggttggagaatgttctttgatggagcagaaaatttcaaaggagttgggatAGGATCAGTTCTAGTATCAAAAACCGTTCAGCATTATCCAATGTCCGCCAAACTCAAGTTCccgtgcaccaataatatggctgagtacgaagcctgcatcttagggcttaagatggccattgacatgaacattcacgAATTGCTAGTAATTAGAGATGCAGACCTACTCATACATTAG